The following coding sequences lie in one Caretta caretta isolate rCarCar2 chromosome 28, rCarCar1.hap1, whole genome shotgun sequence genomic window:
- the LOC142070271 gene encoding uncharacterized protein LOC142070271: MVSENEEEPQQEDAERVEAHGMLSGRSKGNDFGSCARPEKTKACESQQRPEENFGSQSDLITRERMNLEGTRYTCLECGKSFKGSSDLLTHQRIHTGEKPYACCVCGKCFKRSSHLIAHKRIHIDEKPYGCPECGKHFKQSSHLITHWKIHMGEKPYGCPECGKHFKQSSHLIRHRKIHTGEKPYGCPECGKHFKQSSHLIRHRKIHTGEKPYGCPGCGKHFIDSSSLLSHQRIHTGERPYTCSECGKSFNRSSNLITHQRIHTGDTPYTCSECGKSFNQSSTLITHQRTHTGETPYMCSECGKSFNRSSVLTTHRRIHTGEKPYGCSECGKRFNRSSYLIIHRRIHTGEKPYGCRECGKHFNQSSALITHQRIHTGERPYTCSECGRSFNQRSTLIRHQKIHMGVICNKCLD; encoded by the coding sequence atggtgagtgaaaacgaggaggaaccccagcaggaagatgctgagcgagtggaagcccatgggatgttgtcaggaaggtccaaagggaatgattttgggagctgtgcacgcccagaaaaaacaaaagcctgtgagagtcagcagaggccagaggaaaacttcggtagccagtcagaccttattacacgtgagagaatgaacttggaaggaacacgctacacatgcctcgagtgtgggaaaagcttcaaagggagctcggaccttctcactcatcagagaatccacacgggtgagaaaccttacgcatgctgtgtgtgtgggaaatgcttcaagcggagctcgcatctcattgcacataagagaatccacatagatgagaaaccttatggctgccctgagtgtgggaaacacttcaagcagagctcacaccttattacacattggaaaatccacatgggtgagaaaccttatggatgccctgagtgtgggaaacacttcaagcagagctcacaccttattagacatcggaaaatccacacgggtgagaaaccttatggatgccctgagtgtgggaaacacttcaagcagagctcacaccttattcgacatcggaaaatccacacgggtgagaaaccttatggatgcccggggtgtgggaagcacttcattgacagttcatccctcctctcacatcagcgaatccacacaggggagaggccctacacatgctctgagtgtgggaaaagcttcaatcggagctcaaacctgatcacacatcagcgaatccacacgggagacacaccctacacatgctctgagtgtgggaaaagcttcaatcagagctctaccctaatcacacatcagagaacgcacacaggagagaccccctacatgtgctctgagtgcgggaaaagctttaatcggagctctgtactgaccacacatagaagaatccacacaggtgagaagccttatggatgctctgagtgtgggaaacgcttcaatCGGAGCTCATACCTTATCatacatcggcgaatccatacgggtgagaaaccttatggatgccgtgagtgtggcaaacacttcaatcaaagctcagcccttatcacacatcagcgaatccacacaggagagaggccctacacgtgctctgagtgtggaagaagcttcaatcagcgctcaacccttattagacatcagaaaatccacatgggagtgatctgtaacaaatgccttgactag